The following are from one region of the Leucobacter sp. Psy1 genome:
- a CDS encoding fructose-specific PTS transporter subunit EIIC, with protein MPLINDDQVVLDLTGDDRHEATRALAERLVATGRCTDLDQFVADVRERESKTATGLPGGIAIPHARSAAITEPSLVFGRIADGIDWGAKDGPARLVFLIAAPADGGDAHMQVLPQLARALMREDFRAALLAATTAAEVVEIVEQHVQLDTPAVQSEADSPATQPEAESAPAGRTLRFVGVTSCPTGIAHTYMAAEALENAAREAGHEITVETQGSAGSTPLSAAQIADADAVIFAHDVEVKERGRFAGKPTIDVGVKKAISDGPQLIEQAAELAAAWEADPSRARTDAHPVDSSSEDDQSARVGFGTKLRQWLMTGVSYMIPFVAAGGILIAISFMLAQIALGENGAIEIVKYSLMGDDQYNIAQNFNPASLTSWAALANVIGSASFGFLVPILSGYIAFAIADRPGLVPGIVGGSIAITMDAGFLGGIVTGLLAGAVARWISSWKVHKGVRGVMPVVVIPLLSSLVTAGLFITVLGRPIVALMNSLNDGLNSLTGGGVLVLGLILGAMMGFDLGGPVNKVAYGFATAGLSAAGTAMDAPQLKIMAAVMAAGMVAPLALALATAVAPRLFSAPERENGKAAWLLGASFISEGAIPFAAADPIRIIIASTIGSAATGGLVMLFGSTLLAPHGGIWVLPLIGQPLLFVVALAVGVVITAALVVLFKAMGARRKAAKDAAEVRTGAPAAA; from the coding sequence ATGCCCCTCATCAATGACGATCAGGTGGTGCTCGACCTCACCGGCGACGACCGCCACGAGGCCACGCGTGCGCTCGCAGAACGACTGGTCGCGACCGGGCGGTGCACCGACCTCGATCAGTTCGTCGCCGACGTCCGCGAGCGCGAGTCGAAGACCGCCACCGGCCTTCCCGGGGGCATCGCCATCCCCCACGCCAGGAGCGCCGCGATCACGGAGCCCTCGCTCGTGTTCGGCAGAATCGCCGACGGCATCGACTGGGGTGCCAAGGACGGTCCGGCCAGACTCGTCTTCCTCATCGCCGCTCCAGCCGACGGCGGGGATGCGCACATGCAGGTCCTGCCGCAGCTCGCGCGTGCGCTCATGCGTGAGGACTTCCGCGCCGCCCTGCTCGCCGCGACGACGGCAGCCGAGGTGGTGGAAATCGTCGAGCAGCACGTGCAGCTCGACACCCCTGCGGTCCAGTCAGAGGCCGACTCCCCCGCGACTCAGCCAGAGGCCGAGAGCGCTCCGGCCGGCCGCACCCTGCGGTTCGTCGGCGTGACCTCGTGCCCCACCGGCATCGCGCACACGTACATGGCCGCCGAGGCGCTCGAGAACGCGGCGCGGGAAGCCGGCCACGAGATCACTGTCGAGACGCAGGGATCCGCCGGATCCACTCCGCTCAGCGCCGCACAGATCGCCGACGCCGACGCCGTCATCTTCGCTCACGATGTCGAAGTGAAGGAACGCGGGCGCTTCGCCGGGAAGCCGACCATCGACGTCGGCGTGAAGAAGGCGATCTCGGACGGCCCCCAACTCATCGAGCAGGCGGCGGAACTCGCTGCGGCCTGGGAAGCGGACCCCTCCCGGGCGCGAACCGACGCGCATCCCGTCGATTCCAGCTCCGAGGACGACCAGTCCGCCCGCGTCGGTTTCGGCACGAAGCTCCGTCAGTGGCTCATGACGGGCGTCTCGTACATGATCCCCTTCGTCGCGGCAGGCGGAATCCTCATCGCCATCTCGTTCATGCTCGCGCAGATCGCGCTCGGCGAGAACGGCGCCATCGAGATCGTCAAGTACAGCCTCATGGGCGATGACCAGTACAACATCGCGCAGAACTTCAACCCGGCGAGCCTCACCTCGTGGGCGGCGCTCGCCAACGTCATCGGGTCGGCCTCGTTCGGGTTCCTCGTGCCGATCCTCTCCGGCTACATCGCCTTCGCCATTGCCGACCGGCCAGGGCTCGTGCCCGGCATCGTCGGCGGATCGATCGCCATCACCATGGACGCCGGCTTCCTCGGCGGCATCGTGACGGGTCTTCTCGCGGGTGCCGTCGCACGCTGGATCTCGAGCTGGAAGGTGCACAAGGGAGTGCGCGGCGTCATGCCCGTCGTCGTGATCCCGCTGCTGTCGTCGCTCGTGACCGCCGGGCTCTTCATCACGGTACTCGGCCGCCCGATCGTCGCCCTCATGAACAGCCTCAACGACGGTCTCAACAGCCTCACCGGCGGCGGCGTGCTCGTGCTCGGCCTCATCCTCGGCGCCATGATGGGCTTCGACCTCGGCGGCCCCGTGAACAAGGTCGCCTACGGCTTCGCCACCGCCGGACTCTCCGCCGCAGGAACCGCCATGGACGCGCCGCAGCTGAAGATCATGGCCGCTGTCATGGCGGCGGGCATGGTGGCTCCACTCGCACTCGCACTCGCCACGGCGGTCGCCCCTCGCCTGTTCTCAGCTCCCGAGCGGGAGAACGGCAAGGCCGCATGGCTGCTCGGCGCCTCCTTCATCTCCGAGGGAGCGATCCCCTTCGCCGCGGCCGACCCCATCCGCATCATCATCGCCTCGACCATCGGATCTGCGGCCACCGGCGGCCTTGTCATGCTGTTCGGTTCGACGCTGCTCGCACCGCACGGCGGCATCTGGGTCCTCCCCCTCATCGGACAGCCGCTGCTCTTCGTCGTCGCCCTGGCGGTCGGCGTCGTGATCACGGCGGCGCTCGTCGTGCTCTTCAAAGCGATGGGTGCCCGCCGCAAGGCGGCGAAGGACGCCGCTGAAGTACGGACGGGCGCACCTGCGGCCGCCTGA
- the pfkB gene encoding 1-phosphofructokinase gives MITALTPNPSVDRAVSVGDLERGQVLRATSSRVDPGGKGVNVGRAIAAMGGDPLVVVPSGGPEGALFEALLAQTDVTASVVEVAGSVRMNISVLEPDGTTTKLNEPGPDLSEAEVNALMEATLERATPGSWVAGCGSLPPGAPSDLYAQLVREAVARGASVAIDSSGSPMAEAVAARPTLIKPNREELAELTGRTLDTLGAVIDTARELVRSGVAYVAVSLGRDGAVLVTASDVSHARAIITEPVSTVGAGDCMLAGLLFGLDSGLDPAEALQQGVSWGAAAVRLPGTEVPTPADLDGIDVAFTRSPGRDMPLDD, from the coding sequence ATGATCACAGCACTCACCCCGAATCCCAGCGTCGATCGAGCCGTCTCCGTCGGCGACCTGGAACGCGGCCAGGTGCTGCGCGCCACCTCATCTCGGGTCGACCCGGGCGGCAAAGGTGTCAACGTCGGCCGAGCAATCGCGGCGATGGGCGGGGATCCGCTGGTCGTGGTGCCCTCCGGCGGCCCGGAAGGAGCGCTCTTCGAGGCGCTCCTCGCCCAGACCGATGTCACCGCGAGCGTCGTCGAGGTCGCCGGGAGCGTGCGGATGAACATCAGCGTGCTCGAACCAGACGGAACCACGACGAAACTCAACGAGCCGGGGCCCGATCTCAGCGAGGCGGAGGTGAACGCGCTCATGGAAGCGACGCTCGAACGCGCGACACCCGGATCGTGGGTCGCCGGATGCGGCAGCCTCCCCCCGGGCGCCCCCTCCGACCTCTACGCCCAGCTCGTGCGCGAAGCCGTCGCCAGAGGCGCCTCGGTCGCCATCGACTCCTCCGGGTCGCCGATGGCCGAAGCCGTCGCCGCGCGTCCCACGCTCATCAAACCGAACCGCGAAGAACTGGCCGAGCTCACCGGCAGAACTCTCGACACTCTGGGTGCCGTCATCGACACCGCGCGCGAGCTCGTGCGCAGCGGCGTCGCGTACGTCGCCGTCAGCCTGGGACGCGACGGAGCGGTCCTCGTGACGGCATCGGACGTCAGCCACGCGCGCGCGATCATCACCGAGCCCGTCTCGACGGTGGGCGCGGGCGACTGCATGCTCGCTGGACTGCTCTTCGGCCTCGACAGCGGCCTGGACCCGGCTGAGGCCCTCCAGCAGGGCGTCAGCTGGGGTGCCGCTGCCGTGCGCCTTCCCGGAACGGAAGTGCCGACCCCGGCCGACCTCGACGGCATCGACGTCGCATTCACCCGGTCCCCGGGTCGCGACATGCCCCTCGACGACTGA
- a CDS encoding DeoR/GlpR family DNA-binding transcription regulator — protein MSVYAAERQQTILGSARADGRVEVASLAKRLGVTSETIRRDLTALEARGLLTRVHGGAIPVEAFTRELGMAERIGRRAAEKRRIAQRAIEELPEGGTLLLDAGTSTLAIAQALPADTPYTVVANSPAICSILTAMPEVTLLQIGGRVRATTGAAVGRWACDALDELTVDVGFIGTNGFDAIRGLSTPDEAEAATKRAMVRASRTTVVAADSSKASSVHLHRFADLDDIDLVITDTGLDEDTADAIRAAGPKVVAV, from the coding sequence GTGAGTGTGTACGCCGCCGAACGCCAGCAGACGATCCTCGGTTCCGCGCGCGCCGATGGCCGCGTCGAGGTTGCGTCGCTCGCCAAGCGACTCGGGGTCACCTCCGAGACGATTCGCCGTGATCTCACCGCACTCGAGGCGCGCGGCCTGCTCACGCGAGTGCACGGCGGCGCGATCCCGGTCGAAGCATTCACACGCGAACTCGGCATGGCCGAGCGCATCGGTCGACGCGCGGCAGAGAAGCGCCGCATCGCCCAGCGCGCAATCGAAGAACTTCCCGAGGGCGGCACCCTGTTGCTCGACGCAGGCACGAGCACGCTCGCCATCGCGCAGGCTCTCCCCGCGGACACCCCCTACACGGTGGTCGCGAACAGTCCGGCGATCTGCTCGATCCTGACGGCGATGCCCGAGGTGACGCTGCTGCAGATCGGCGGGAGGGTCCGAGCCACGACCGGGGCCGCGGTGGGCAGGTGGGCGTGCGACGCCCTCGACGAGCTCACCGTCGACGTCGGATTCATCGGCACCAATGGATTCGACGCGATCCGAGGACTCTCGACACCCGACGAAGCCGAGGCGGCGACCAAACGCGCCATGGTGCGGGCTTCCCGCACCACTGTCGTCGCCGCCGACTCGAGCAAGGCCTCCTCCGTCCACCTCCACCGCTTCGCCGATCTCGACGACATCGACCTGGTCATCACGGACACCGGTCTCGACGAGGACACCGCGGATGCCATCCGCGCGGCCGGACCGAAAGTAGTTGCCGTATGA
- a CDS encoding DUF1684 domain-containing protein: MPHTTELTFADAHAAWHASIETQRTAPYGPLSATALYWLGAEPQDFPGVPGLWSTDGAGIVTAWFVSGDGVTLDGAAAQGAVTLGPLSGTDSVVLEWGERRIEVAARGDGIALRPRDPASPDRAEYAGTETFPADPDWIVTARYVPRDPETVVVDSAAAGRTQQYASPGRAEFTVDGVPVALTLFGEEESPTLQAIFADATGTDVTFPAARFAQAVRVDAETVVIDFNRAVNPPCAYSASATCPLPPAENRLPVRIEAGELRPGVR; encoded by the coding sequence ATGCCGCACACCACCGAGCTGACGTTCGCCGACGCGCATGCGGCGTGGCACGCGAGTATCGAGACCCAGCGCACCGCCCCCTACGGGCCGCTCAGCGCGACCGCCCTGTACTGGCTGGGCGCGGAACCGCAGGATTTTCCGGGGGTACCGGGGCTGTGGAGCACTGACGGCGCCGGAATCGTCACCGCCTGGTTCGTGTCGGGTGACGGAGTCACGCTCGACGGTGCGGCGGCACAGGGCGCGGTAACGCTCGGTCCTCTCAGCGGTACCGATTCCGTCGTACTCGAATGGGGCGAGCGTCGCATCGAGGTCGCGGCCCGCGGTGATGGAATCGCCCTGCGTCCCCGTGATCCCGCCTCGCCGGATCGGGCGGAGTATGCGGGGACCGAGACCTTTCCCGCCGATCCCGACTGGATCGTCACGGCGCGCTACGTGCCGCGAGACCCGGAGACGGTCGTGGTGGACTCCGCGGCGGCCGGGCGCACTCAGCAGTACGCCTCGCCGGGGCGTGCGGAGTTCACGGTCGACGGCGTGCCTGTGGCGCTCACACTCTTCGGAGAGGAGGAGTCGCCCACACTCCAGGCCATCTTCGCCGATGCAACGGGGACCGACGTCACGTTCCCGGCTGCGCGGTTCGCTCAGGCCGTGCGTGTCGATGCCGAGACCGTCGTGATCGACTTCAACCGCGCCGTGAATCCGCCGTGCGCCTATTCGGCGAGCGCGACCTGCCCGCTGCCGCCGGCGGAGAACCGCCTACCGGTGCGCATCGAGGCGGGTGAGCTGCGCCCCGGCGTGAGATGA
- a CDS encoding ABC transporter ATP-binding protein, whose protein sequence is MTTSDAATPVLAIRGLRKQFGQHVAVDDLSLDVPAGTMLGLLGPNGAGKTTTLAMATGLLQPDAGSAWVLGADVWRDPAGAKARMGVLPDGIRMFDRLTGAELLRYSGLLRGLAEAEVLERAGELLDALGLAEAGSTLVVDYSAGMKKKIGLACALIHAPRLLILDEPLEAVDPVSGETIRQILRAFVAGGGTVVLSSHVMELVESLCDRVAILAEGRLLAHGDLDEVRAGVSLQQRFLDLVGSHELGEGTLAWLRSS, encoded by the coding sequence ATGACCACGTCAGACGCCGCCACTCCGGTCCTCGCGATCCGAGGCCTTCGCAAGCAGTTCGGCCAGCACGTCGCCGTCGACGATCTCTCGCTCGACGTGCCTGCGGGCACGATGCTCGGTCTGCTCGGGCCGAACGGCGCGGGGAAGACCACGACGCTCGCGATGGCGACCGGCCTGCTGCAACCCGACGCGGGGAGCGCGTGGGTGCTCGGCGCCGACGTGTGGCGGGATCCGGCGGGCGCGAAAGCCCGCATGGGCGTGCTGCCGGACGGCATCCGGATGTTCGACCGGCTGACCGGAGCGGAACTGCTGCGCTACAGCGGGTTGCTGCGCGGCCTCGCAGAAGCCGAGGTGCTTGAACGGGCGGGCGAGCTGCTGGACGCGCTCGGACTCGCCGAGGCCGGCAGCACGCTCGTGGTCGACTACTCGGCCGGCATGAAGAAGAAGATCGGACTCGCCTGCGCGCTGATCCACGCTCCGCGGCTCCTGATCCTCGACGAACCGTTGGAGGCGGTGGACCCGGTCTCCGGCGAGACGATTCGCCAGATCCTGCGCGCGTTCGTCGCCGGCGGAGGGACGGTCGTGCTCTCGAGCCACGTCATGGAACTGGTGGAGTCGCTCTGCGACCGCGTGGCGATTCTGGCCGAGGGACGGCTGCTCGCTCACGGCGACCTCGATGAGGTTCGGGCCGGGGTGAGCCTGCAGCAGCGCTTCCTCGACCTCGTCGGGTCGCACGAGCTCGGAGAGGGGACGCTCGCGTGGTTGCGATCCTCGTAG
- a CDS encoding DUF6611 family protein yields the protein MPPLARMRRQILDGWHRWGWVSERAGRYGSSSILLCIYPPDSSRFERRLARLARLWPLLSVSIILAKVGTSHLLPAVSYLMAGLIGLSFTAGVGVALTRMTAPVRRRVVEHFASVPRSASSTETHRYLAIVEDFHQLRRAERSFDRGAADWPEFQHTWNEVYARSRTHDGD from the coding sequence ATGCCGCCCCTCGCGCGAATGCGACGACAGATCCTCGACGGATGGCACCGCTGGGGGTGGGTTTCCGAGCGGGCGGGCCGGTACGGGTCGTCTTCGATCCTGCTCTGCATCTACCCGCCTGACAGCTCTCGATTCGAACGCCGCCTCGCTCGCCTCGCGCGTCTCTGGCCGCTTCTCAGCGTGAGTATCATCCTGGCGAAAGTCGGGACCTCCCATCTCCTCCCCGCGGTCTCGTATCTCATGGCGGGGTTGATCGGCCTGAGTTTCACCGCTGGGGTCGGCGTCGCTCTCACCCGAATGACGGCACCGGTGAGGCGCAGGGTGGTCGAGCACTTCGCGAGCGTGCCGCGATCTGCTTCGAGCACCGAGACGCATCGCTATCTTGCGATCGTCGAAGACTTCCACCAGCTCCGCCGAGCAGAACGCAGCTTCGACCGCGGTGCCGCGGATTGGCCCGAATTCCAGCACACCTGGAACGAGGTCTACGCCCGTTCGCGTACTCACGACGGTGATTGA
- a CDS encoding monovalent cation/H(+) antiporter subunit G, which yields MTTALELVGNALILVGALVFATAALGVIRFPDAYTRASAIGTAGGVGIIFIVVGALTHQPTGADTVKVALIVALQLATSAVGTMAIARSAYLTRTRMHRPAYDDLGEYEDDPKSDSRASAD from the coding sequence ATGACTACGGCACTGGAACTGGTGGGGAATGCACTGATCCTCGTCGGCGCGCTCGTCTTCGCCACAGCGGCGCTGGGGGTAATTCGATTCCCCGACGCGTACACGCGAGCGTCCGCGATCGGCACCGCGGGCGGCGTCGGCATCATTTTCATCGTCGTCGGGGCGCTGACGCATCAGCCGACGGGCGCGGATACCGTCAAAGTTGCGCTGATCGTCGCGTTGCAGCTGGCGACATCCGCGGTCGGCACCATGGCGATCGCCCGATCGGCGTATCTCACGCGCACGCGCATGCACCGCCCCGCTTACGACGACCTCGGCGAGTACGAGGATGACCCGAAGAGCGACTCGCGAGCTTCGGCGGACTGA
- a CDS encoding monovalent cation/H+ antiporter complex subunit F, with protein MSIDIGIVLMCLACVGATYRMLAGPTEADRALAGDLLLFGVVGLIALFGVRTHNAFTFDIVLIAALVGFLGALSLARALTRGKR; from the coding sequence ATGAGTATCGATATCGGCATCGTGCTGATGTGCCTCGCTTGCGTCGGAGCGACATACCGCATGCTCGCCGGCCCCACTGAGGCGGACCGGGCACTCGCCGGAGACCTGCTGCTGTTCGGCGTCGTCGGCCTCATCGCGCTGTTCGGTGTCCGCACCCACAACGCGTTCACCTTCGACATCGTGCTGATCGCCGCGCTCGTCGGCTTCCTCGGGGCACTGTCGCTGGCTCGCGCTCTGACGAGAGGGAAACGATGA
- a CDS encoding Na+/H+ antiporter subunit E, giving the protein MTWISWPARLATFGAWYVWQVLTSNVAVLRDNLTPGQHSTTGIARFRTRCRSDGEITLLGALITLTPGTLTLGTDIEADGRRVLFVHGLYAPNADALRAELSRMESRMLHAVRRRGVTS; this is encoded by the coding sequence ATGACCTGGATCAGCTGGCCCGCTCGCCTCGCGACCTTCGGAGCGTGGTATGTGTGGCAAGTCCTCACCTCGAACGTCGCTGTGCTGCGCGACAACCTGACACCGGGCCAGCACTCTACGACCGGGATCGCGCGGTTCCGTACGCGATGCCGCAGCGACGGCGAGATCACTCTGCTCGGTGCCCTGATCACACTCACCCCTGGCACCCTGACCCTGGGAACGGACATCGAGGCCGACGGTCGGCGCGTGCTGTTCGTGCACGGACTGTACGCACCGAACGCCGACGCACTGAGGGCGGAACTCTCGCGAATGGAGTCGCGCATGTTGCACGCCGTACGGCGGAGAGGAGTGACGTCATGA
- a CDS encoding monovalent cation/H+ antiporter subunit D family protein — translation MMGALLPLLVAGPLLAAGVLAMFGRRPAAHAIIMFVVLIASTGSGVALIANFGDGGALAHGVGGWAFGIAIPFAADMFSALMLTVTGLLAVTCTAFAVASGRANSRYFAPLILVLVAGVNGALLTADLFNLFVFIEVMLLPSYGLFVLATQGRAPLRQVSGTRLYVTLNLLTSTIFLAGVGLVYGAAGSVNLAELAGLASTDSTVAIAAAVCIFALGIKASVVPVHGWLARAYPATSPAITALFSGLHTKVAIYAIYRLYAVLFDGDARWLWIGVVVCCATMIIGVLGAVGEPTMRSILAFHMVSQIGYILLGVALFTQAGLTAGIFYLLHHMIVKASLFLSTGAVEVAYGSGTVGNLSGIAKREPWIAAAFFVAALSLAGLPPFSGFVAKLTLILAALEAGQIAAVVVMLLVSLVTLLSMLKIWGGVFWGRSDAGEGSQRADPAPDPAPQPSADGVRAATTRTTTDAVPRRRIGFALAAPAVLLAAVTCGLGIGAELLLDLSDVAARGLLDTSAYVEAVVNA, via the coding sequence ATGATGGGCGCACTGCTTCCGCTGCTCGTCGCAGGTCCGCTCCTGGCGGCCGGCGTGCTCGCCATGTTCGGCCGTCGTCCAGCGGCTCACGCAATCATCATGTTCGTCGTGCTGATCGCTTCGACGGGAAGCGGCGTCGCACTGATCGCGAATTTTGGTGACGGTGGTGCGCTCGCCCACGGCGTCGGAGGATGGGCCTTCGGCATCGCGATTCCCTTCGCCGCCGACATGTTCTCGGCGCTCATGCTGACCGTCACCGGTCTCCTCGCGGTCACCTGCACCGCGTTCGCCGTCGCTTCAGGACGCGCGAACTCGCGATACTTCGCTCCCCTGATTCTCGTTCTCGTCGCCGGGGTCAACGGTGCTCTCCTCACGGCCGACCTCTTCAACCTGTTCGTGTTCATCGAGGTCATGCTGCTCCCCTCCTACGGACTCTTCGTGCTCGCGACGCAGGGCCGAGCGCCGCTCCGACAGGTCTCGGGCACGCGCCTGTACGTCACGCTGAACCTCTTGACCTCTACGATCTTTCTCGCGGGCGTCGGTCTGGTGTACGGAGCGGCTGGGTCGGTGAATCTCGCAGAGTTGGCCGGGCTCGCCTCGACGGACAGCACCGTCGCGATCGCCGCTGCCGTCTGCATCTTCGCGCTCGGCATCAAGGCCTCGGTGGTCCCCGTGCACGGGTGGCTGGCCCGGGCCTACCCCGCGACGTCGCCCGCGATCACTGCGCTGTTCTCTGGCCTGCACACGAAAGTCGCGATCTACGCCATCTATCGCCTCTACGCTGTACTCTTCGACGGTGACGCCCGATGGCTCTGGATCGGTGTCGTCGTGTGCTGCGCGACGATGATCATCGGGGTGCTCGGCGCCGTCGGCGAGCCGACGATGCGGTCGATTCTCGCGTTCCACATGGTCAGCCAGATCGGGTACATCCTCCTCGGCGTCGCACTCTTCACTCAGGCGGGCTTGACGGCCGGAATCTTCTACCTCCTGCACCACATGATCGTGAAGGCCTCCCTGTTCCTCTCCACCGGTGCCGTCGAAGTCGCATACGGCAGCGGAACGGTCGGCAACCTCTCCGGTATCGCGAAGCGGGAACCCTGGATCGCGGCCGCGTTCTTCGTCGCAGCGCTGTCCCTCGCGGGTCTTCCCCCGTTCTCAGGGTTCGTCGCCAAACTGACGCTCATTCTCGCCGCGCTCGAAGCCGGGCAGATCGCCGCGGTGGTGGTGATGCTCCTCGTCAGTCTGGTGACCCTCCTCTCTATGCTGAAGATCTGGGGCGGGGTCTTCTGGGGGCGGTCGGATGCCGGAGAAGGTTCGCAGCGCGCGGATCCGGCGCCCGATCCGGCACCTCAGCCATCGGCAGACGGCGTTCGCGCCGCGACGACCAGGACCACGACCGACGCAGTACCGCGTCGCCGGATCGGATTCGCACTCGCGGCCCCTGCGGTGCTCCTCGCCGCGGTCACCTGCGGCCTCGGTATCGGAGCCGAGCTCCTGCTCGATCTCTCCGATGTCGCCGCACGAGGGCTCCTCGACACTAGCGCGTACGTCGAGGCGGTGGTCAACGCATGA
- a CDS encoding sodium:proton antiporter, with the protein MTLALTVAVLTAGGMYLLLQREMLRVILGFVLLGHAANLIIISAGGADRRGMPFGTPDDPGSVADPLPQAFVLTAIVIAFSITIVMLVLSATGSQTDDTTDDDPEPDFTEIERRVDAERLAGAAVSGQPTHEGHQEAHA; encoded by the coding sequence ATGACCCTCGCACTCACGGTGGCGGTACTCACCGCCGGAGGCATGTATCTCCTGCTGCAGCGCGAGATGCTCCGCGTGATCCTCGGATTCGTGCTCCTCGGGCACGCCGCCAACCTCATCATCATCTCGGCTGGAGGTGCGGATCGGAGAGGAATGCCATTCGGAACACCCGATGATCCGGGCAGCGTCGCGGACCCCCTCCCTCAGGCGTTCGTGCTCACCGCGATCGTGATCGCTTTCTCCATCACGATCGTCATGCTCGTGCTCTCCGCCACCGGCTCGCAGACCGATGACACGACCGATGACGACCCCGAGCCCGACTTCACCGAGATCGAACGGCGTGTCGACGCAGAGCGTCTGGCAGGTGCCGCCGTGTCGGGCCAGCCCACACACGAAGGGCACCAGGAGGCCCACGCATGA